Proteins from a single region of Stappia sp. ES.058:
- a CDS encoding FAD-binding oxidoreductase produces MAMKRPADDKPPSEACIGDNGWHAVLSAPASFTRLEGSRTADWLVIGAGYTGLAAARRLVETVPGDRIMVLEALRVGDGPAGRSSGFMIDLPHKLDSDSYTGSVEEDRRQTDRNRLAIAFVQRVIDEDGLDPLIQYRTGKVNAAATEHGETLLSAYRQHLDALAEPYETLDADDMSTLTGSHYYRHGILTPRSALLHPAAYLCDLAKVLSRHGVAIHENSPVRQFTEGPPHVVRTEHGRLTAPNVILAVNGAVTAFGHFKKRLMDVFTFASLTRALTEDETRALGGAPFWGVLPADPMGTTVRRISGPLYGGTRILVRNRFVLASKASAFEGRPIARIARQQRDSFDNRYPALRHVPMDHVWGGRLCLSKNGATAFGEVAPGVFSAACQNGLGSVNGTLHGLLAADLATRRDCHGELIADLAAADPPVRIPPEPVTRRVGNWIVGRRESRAGMER; encoded by the coding sequence CGCACCGCGGACTGGCTGGTGATCGGCGCCGGCTACACCGGCCTTGCGGCGGCACGGCGCCTCGTCGAGACGGTTCCCGGCGACCGGATCATGGTACTTGAAGCGCTTCGTGTCGGGGATGGTCCCGCCGGACGCAGTTCCGGCTTCATGATCGATCTGCCGCACAAGCTCGATTCCGACAGCTACACAGGCAGTGTCGAGGAGGATCGTCGCCAAACGGATCGCAATCGGCTTGCCATCGCCTTCGTTCAACGGGTGATCGACGAGGACGGCCTCGATCCCTTGATCCAGTATCGGACCGGCAAGGTGAATGCCGCAGCGACAGAGCACGGTGAAACGCTTTTGTCGGCCTATCGACAGCATCTCGATGCGCTTGCGGAACCCTATGAAACCCTTGACGCCGACGACATGTCGACCCTGACCGGTTCCCACTACTACCGACACGGCATTCTCACGCCTCGAAGCGCGCTTTTGCACCCGGCGGCCTATCTTTGCGATCTGGCCAAGGTACTGTCCCGCCACGGTGTCGCGATCCACGAGAACTCCCCGGTACGCCAATTCACCGAAGGCCCACCCCACGTGGTGCGAACCGAACACGGTCGATTGACCGCGCCGAATGTGATCCTTGCCGTGAATGGGGCGGTGACGGCGTTCGGCCATTTCAAGAAACGCCTGATGGATGTCTTCACGTTCGCCTCGCTGACGCGGGCGTTGACGGAAGACGAAACCAGGGCTCTCGGAGGTGCGCCCTTCTGGGGCGTTTTGCCGGCCGATCCGATGGGAACCACCGTGCGCCGCATCTCGGGTCCCCTGTATGGCGGCACGCGGATCCTTGTGCGCAACCGGTTCGTTCTCGCCAGCAAGGCCAGCGCTTTCGAGGGGCGGCCAATAGCGCGCATCGCTCGCCAGCAGCGCGACAGCTTCGACAATCGCTATCCGGCCTTAAGACATGTCCCGATGGACCACGTCTGGGGCGGCCGGCTGTGTCTTTCAAAGAACGGCGCAACCGCGTTTGGAGAGGTCGCTCCGGGCGTCTTTTCCGCCGCATGCCAGAACGGGTTGGGGTCCGTGAACGGGACCCTGCATGGCCTGCTTGCCGCCGACCTGGCGACCCGACGCGACTGCCACGGCGAACTGATCGCCGATTTGGCGGCAGCGGACCCGCCCGTTCGTATTCCCCCGGAACCCGTCACGAGGCGGGTTGGGAACTGGATCGTCGGCCGCCGCGAAAGCCGTGCAGGAATGGAGAGATGA
- a CDS encoding NAD(P)H-dependent oxidoreductase, producing MRCLIVSAHPDANSHTARLAGFVNEELARLGHDAGVADLYAEGFQPVMTKEERTTYYSADTARLTIEDEAERLLEADALVLVFPTWWFGPPAILKGWFDRVWAPGIAFELQGEGTTPLLLRLRQVLMITTLNCNRSVDEKLGLPIASSIREILLGMSAPQASFEALSLYDCAKLDAARITSFEDTIANSIENW from the coding sequence ATGCGCTGCCTGATTGTATCCGCCCATCCCGACGCCAACAGCCATACCGCACGGCTCGCCGGGTTCGTCAACGAAGAGCTCGCCCGTCTCGGTCACGACGCGGGGGTGGCGGACCTTTACGCCGAGGGCTTTCAGCCGGTCATGACCAAGGAAGAAAGAACGACCTACTACAGCGCGGACACGGCGCGCCTGACCATCGAGGACGAAGCCGAGCGCCTTCTCGAGGCGGATGCGCTGGTGCTCGTGTTCCCGACCTGGTGGTTCGGTCCGCCGGCAATTCTCAAGGGGTGGTTCGATCGCGTCTGGGCACCCGGCATTGCGTTCGAACTGCAGGGGGAAGGCACGACCCCTCTCCTGCTTCGGCTGCGTCAGGTGTTGATGATCACCACGCTCAATTGCAATCGGAGTGTTGACGAAAAGCTTGGATTGCCGATCGCAAGCAGTATTCGTGAAATCCTGCTCGGCATGTCCGCGCCGCAAGCGTCATTCGAAGCCTTGTCGCTCTACGACTGCGCCAAGCTCGACGCTGCTCGCATAACCTCTTTTGAGGACACGATCGCCAACAGCATCGAGAATTGGTGA
- a CDS encoding DUF1330 domain-containing protein: MANDEEKCCGYWIVQGDPVSDETALAEYGQLWGPVAQRFGAKMIAASETPETVEGPGPGRVVVVRFPSYQAAQDCYHSSAYQEAARFGRKAGRRTLVIVKGAADAV, encoded by the coding sequence ATGGCGAATGATGAGGAAAAATGCTGCGGCTACTGGATCGTTCAGGGAGATCCGGTCTCCGATGAAACCGCCTTGGCGGAATACGGCCAGCTTTGGGGACCTGTCGCACAAAGGTTCGGGGCCAAAATGATCGCTGCCTCCGAAACGCCGGAAACAGTCGAGGGGCCGGGCCCCGGACGGGTCGTCGTCGTGCGTTTCCCATCCTACCAGGCGGCGCAGGATTGCTATCACAGCTCTGCCTACCAGGAAGCGGCCAGGTTCGGACGCAAGGCGGGCCGTCGGACGCTCGTGATCGTCAAGGGAGCCGCCGATGCCGTCTGA
- a CDS encoding DMT family transporter — MQQALPEYNTTRAVLAVIISVLALSLGDALIKASSLTLPLWQMYILRSVLVLPALWLLAARYRTVSFGSVFWVAVRSSLLVGMWLSYYSALPLMPLSLAAAGYYTSPIIITILAAVVARRWPAPRTLFAIALGFCGVLLVLRPVSSGFQLGALLPIIAAFLYACAMVLTSTKCRDDNPFALALSLNLAFIVAGGLLGLKSGREGSFIFGPWQPVDPVLFGIVTALAVVILVGSLGAAIAYQNGPPATVAAFDYSYLVFSLVWGSVFFGEWPDTAAITGIVAITAAGFLALTTSG; from the coding sequence ATGCAGCAGGCCCTGCCGGAATACAACACAACCCGGGCGGTGCTGGCGGTCATAATCTCTGTACTGGCTCTGTCCCTGGGTGATGCCCTCATAAAGGCGTCAAGTCTGACTTTACCGCTTTGGCAGATGTACATTCTGCGGTCTGTCCTCGTGCTTCCGGCCCTTTGGCTTCTTGCAGCTAGATACAGGACTGTTTCATTTGGTTCGGTATTCTGGGTCGCTGTTCGCAGCTCGCTTCTGGTCGGCATGTGGTTGAGTTATTATTCCGCGTTGCCGTTGATGCCGTTGTCTCTGGCGGCGGCGGGGTACTACACGTCGCCGATCATCATTACGATACTCGCCGCAGTCGTTGCCAGACGCTGGCCCGCGCCGCGAACGCTTTTTGCCATCGCACTCGGCTTTTGCGGGGTGCTTCTCGTTCTGCGACCGGTTTCGTCGGGGTTTCAGCTCGGGGCACTGTTGCCCATCATCGCGGCCTTCCTCTATGCCTGCGCAATGGTCCTGACCTCGACCAAATGCCGAGATGACAATCCATTTGCTCTGGCGTTGTCGCTAAATCTTGCGTTCATCGTCGCAGGGGGCCTGCTCGGGCTGAAGTCCGGACGGGAAGGCTCGTTCATCTTCGGACCGTGGCAGCCCGTCGACCCGGTCCTGTTCGGCATCGTCACGGCACTTGCAGTTGTCATCCTGGTTGGGAGCTTGGGGGCCGCGATCGCCTATCAGAACGGGCCCCCCGCCACTGTTGCCGCTTTCGATTATAGCTATCTGGTTTTCAGCCTCGTCTGGGGCAGCGTCTTCTTCGGTGAATGGCCCGACACGGCAGCAATCACAGGCATTGTCGCCATCACTGCAGCAGGCTTTCTCGCCCTCACGACATCCGGCTGA
- a CDS encoding GNAT family N-acetyltransferase, whose protein sequence is MPTSENSHNRRNYLENEIHTEEDKVLIRSAVQNDRKSWDALWEGYQDYYEVDLSGTADNTWQRLMAEQSVGPFCLVCEDDVGDLVGFVTYLFHDHTWHPEPRCYLVDLYTAPEKRGAGIGRALIEAVYEKADIKGCSQVYWLTQDFNEAGRRLYDKVAKLTPFIKYQR, encoded by the coding sequence TTGCCGACCTCGGAAAACTCGCACAATCGCAGGAATTATTTAGAAAACGAAATTCACACTGAGGAAGATAAAGTGCTTATCAGATCTGCCGTTCAAAACGATCGCAAGTCCTGGGACGCTCTATGGGAAGGGTATCAAGACTATTACGAAGTTGATCTATCTGGCACTGCGGATAATACGTGGCAGCGCCTCATGGCGGAGCAGTCTGTTGGGCCTTTTTGTCTTGTTTGCGAAGATGACGTTGGCGATTTGGTCGGATTCGTCACATACCTTTTTCATGATCATACTTGGCACCCCGAACCCAGATGTTATCTGGTCGACCTTTACACGGCGCCCGAAAAGCGTGGCGCGGGCATCGGCCGGGCCTTGATTGAAGCCGTTTATGAAAAAGCCGATATAAAAGGGTGCAGCCAAGTATACTGGTTAACGCAGGATTTCAATGAGGCGGGCCGACGGCTCTACGACAAGGTTGCGAAGCTCACTCCTTTCATAAAATATCAAAGGTGA
- a CDS encoding alpha/beta-hydrolase family protein has protein sequence MLRLKEISMAGMLLGLLFFAVSLTPSLIPRGAFVQGILGGLVMALGYLSWWVLRLIWRFADMPEPSGAPKRWLLALLALGALGLFGWTLLSNLTWQNDLRAKMNMPLADGLDLIPLMLAAVATFSACFVVGAFVAWLVRLVRSRLLKIMPERRANVLALALVGLVLFIVTRDGVYDQVVTRLDTSYETAQKLFETAPAPPEDPDLTGGANSLIDWGGLGTPGRNFVLNGPDADDIAGFTGAFALAPIRVYVGRANGETAQERADLALAELMRRRAFEREVLVVASPTGTGWLDPGSHDPLEYMHGGDIATVAVQYSYLQSPLALILETDTGLDQATALLETVHRHWQTLPPDDRPRLYVHGLSLGAWSSMYATNLFRLVNDPIDGAFWAGPPFPSTFWRYVQNARVEGSPWVLPRIGDGSFIRYANHFEDASSGAPWGGMRIVFLQYSSDPIVFYEPASIWRAPPWMSDPPAPDASAHMTFMPIVTQFQLALDMALSFGAPPGHGHAYFAQDYIDPWVQVSAPDGWTREDTDRLKAHCDNGFQNGCSND, from the coding sequence GTGCTGCGTTTGAAAGAGATCTCCATGGCCGGGATGCTGCTCGGCCTTCTCTTTTTCGCGGTCTCGCTGACGCCATCACTGATACCGCGCGGGGCGTTCGTGCAGGGAATCCTCGGCGGACTGGTTATGGCGCTCGGGTATTTGTCCTGGTGGGTCCTGCGGCTGATCTGGCGGTTCGCGGACATGCCGGAACCTTCCGGCGCGCCGAAACGCTGGCTGCTTGCGCTGCTCGCGCTTGGCGCCCTGGGGCTGTTCGGCTGGACGCTTCTGTCGAACCTGACCTGGCAAAACGACCTCCGCGCCAAGATGAACATGCCGCTTGCCGACGGTTTGGACCTGATCCCCTTGATGCTCGCGGCGGTCGCAACGTTCTCGGCCTGCTTTGTGGTCGGCGCTTTCGTAGCCTGGCTGGTGCGCCTCGTCCGGTCCCGCCTGCTAAAGATCATGCCGGAACGTCGCGCCAATGTCCTCGCGCTCGCCCTTGTTGGACTCGTTCTCTTTATTGTCACGCGAGACGGCGTGTACGACCAGGTCGTGACCCGGCTCGATACCAGCTACGAGACCGCCCAGAAGCTCTTCGAAACCGCACCCGCGCCGCCCGAAGATCCGGACCTTACGGGCGGCGCCAATTCGCTGATCGACTGGGGCGGTCTTGGCACCCCCGGCCGCAATTTTGTGCTCAACGGACCCGACGCAGACGACATCGCCGGCTTTACCGGTGCGTTCGCGCTCGCCCCCATTCGCGTTTATGTGGGCCGGGCCAATGGCGAAACGGCACAGGAACGCGCGGATCTTGCTCTTGCCGAACTGATGCGCCGCCGCGCCTTCGAGCGCGAAGTGCTGGTGGTCGCAAGCCCGACGGGCACCGGCTGGCTCGATCCGGGCAGCCACGACCCGCTGGAATACATGCATGGCGGCGACATCGCGACGGTCGCCGTGCAATATTCCTATCTTCAATCGCCGCTGGCGCTGATCCTGGAAACCGACACCGGCCTTGACCAGGCGACGGCGCTGCTGGAAACCGTCCACCGCCACTGGCAGACCCTGCCGCCGGACGACCGGCCCCGCCTCTATGTCCACGGTCTGAGCCTCGGCGCCTGGTCGTCGATGTATGCCACCAACCTCTTCCGGCTGGTCAATGATCCCATCGACGGGGCGTTCTGGGCCGGGCCGCCGTTCCCCTCCACGTTCTGGCGATATGTTCAAAACGCAAGGGTTGAGGGCAGTCCCTGGGTCCTGCCGCGGATCGGCGACGGCTCCTTCATCCGCTATGCCAACCATTTCGAGGATGCCTCCAGCGGCGCGCCCTGGGGCGGCATGCGCATCGTCTTCCTGCAGTACTCGAGCGATCCCATCGTCTTCTACGAGCCGGCTTCGATCTGGCGCGCGCCGCCCTGGATGTCGGATCCGCCGGCGCCGGATGCCTCGGCGCATATGACCTTCATGCCCATCGTCACGCAGTTTCAGTTGGCCCTCGACATGGCGCTGTCCTTTGGCGCGCCGCCGGGACACGGGCATGCCTATTTTGCTCAGGACTACATCGACCCATGGGTCCAGGTGAGCGCGCCCGACGGCTGGACAAGAGAGGACACCGACCGGCTTAAGGCCCATTGCGACAACGGCTTTCAAAACGGATGCAGCAATGACTGA
- a CDS encoding dienelactone hydrolase family protein: MRRWLVWTGVALALVAMLLAVNGFRGRLGWTANPQSPQAIATLIATAMRWTLPKEEGPHPVALLLSGCDGPRTNLDRLAVELASAGWASVIVDSHGPRGLEEAQLWRLVCAGQLLNGAERAADIAVTLAALRDRPEIDSTRIVLIGVSHGGWTSLDYLAMARAGTLPPLLTSWPEAITDDPLAGIKGAVLYYPYCGPASLGSANALPPDLSYLFLLVEGDAIANERHCLELAGRLVSMKANVAVTVYEGVTHGFDVPEKSFLSPLEFDAETTDAAIAATLDFLGPP, from the coding sequence ATGAGACGCTGGCTGGTCTGGACCGGTGTTGCCCTTGCGCTCGTTGCGATGCTGCTCGCGGTCAACGGCTTTCGTGGACGGCTCGGCTGGACGGCGAACCCGCAGTCCCCGCAAGCGATCGCAACGCTGATCGCGACTGCCATGCGCTGGACGCTGCCAAAGGAGGAAGGACCTCACCCGGTTGCGTTGCTGTTGTCAGGCTGCGACGGGCCGCGAACGAACCTCGACCGGCTGGCCGTCGAACTCGCGTCGGCGGGCTGGGCCTCCGTCATCGTCGACAGCCACGGACCGCGCGGTCTCGAGGAGGCGCAGCTCTGGCGGCTGGTCTGTGCCGGACAGCTCCTGAACGGCGCCGAGCGCGCTGCCGACATCGCAGTGACGCTTGCCGCCTTGCGCGACCGGCCGGAGATCGACAGCACGCGGATCGTCCTCATCGGCGTGTCCCATGGCGGGTGGACGAGCCTGGACTACCTCGCCATGGCCCGCGCCGGCACGCTGCCGCCGCTGCTGACCTCCTGGCCCGAGGCCATCACCGACGATCCGCTGGCGGGAATCAAGGGCGCCGTCCTCTACTATCCCTACTGCGGTCCGGCGAGCCTGGGGTCGGCAAACGCCCTGCCACCGGATCTGTCCTATCTGTTCCTGCTGGTTGAGGGCGACGCCATCGCCAACGAACGTCACTGCCTCGAACTCGCGGGACGATTGGTGTCGATGAAAGCCAATGTGGCCGTCACCGTCTACGAAGGCGTCACGCACGGCTTCGATGTGCCGGAGAAATCGTTCCTGAGCCCTCTTGAGTTCGACGCGGAAACAACGGACGCGGCTATCGCCGCCACGCTCGACTTCCTGGGCCCGCCGTGA
- a CDS encoding mannitol dehydrogenase family protein: MTDRLNTLRGLPASVKRPEYDPVAHGVGIVHLGLGAFHKSHQAVYTDDALAASGGDWRIAGVSLRNPAVSEALTPQNGLFTVIERGFEGTEARVIGSVAAAFCLSTHRQPVLDALCSPATRIVSLTVSEKGYGIDRTSSGIDLAHPAIAADLKTPDHPVGVAGLIVQAIGQRRQAGAPPLTILCCDNLPENGRMVRALLLDFARRSAPGLVDHIASDIGFPSTMVDRITPAQGKETLALAHKMTGRCDLAAVETERFRQWVIEDDFRSGRPDWAAGGAIFARDVRPYELMKLRMLNGTHSLIAYAGFLSGMTYVRDVMSDPSMATLVRRHLAAAAATLPLLDGVDFDAYGDDLMHRFSNPHLAHETYQIAMDGTEKLPQRILSPAMEALDRGQSLTPYAFATAAWMRYALGKRDDGMSYALRDPQEGTIAAKMDGARDARDIVQRFSEIPALFPEILHNHDAWTDTVVDKLSGMLTEGMAWAINNEANRL, translated from the coding sequence ATGACCGATCGGCTCAACACTCTCCGGGGACTTCCAGCATCGGTGAAGCGGCCGGAATATGACCCCGTCGCACATGGTGTGGGGATCGTTCACTTGGGTCTGGGCGCATTTCACAAGTCGCACCAGGCGGTCTACACTGACGACGCCCTCGCCGCGTCCGGCGGCGACTGGAGAATCGCGGGCGTAAGCCTGCGAAACCCGGCCGTGTCCGAGGCTCTGACGCCGCAAAACGGCCTGTTCACAGTGATCGAACGGGGTTTCGAAGGAACCGAGGCCCGAGTGATTGGATCGGTTGCGGCAGCGTTTTGCCTGTCCACACATCGCCAGCCGGTTCTCGACGCACTCTGTTCGCCGGCCACCCGGATCGTCTCGCTTACAGTGAGCGAGAAGGGCTATGGAATCGACCGGACCAGCAGCGGAATCGACCTTGCCCATCCAGCGATCGCTGCCGATCTCAAGACACCTGATCACCCGGTCGGGGTAGCCGGACTTATCGTCCAGGCGATTGGTCAACGGCGGCAGGCCGGGGCGCCGCCACTGACGATCTTGTGTTGCGACAATCTGCCCGAGAACGGCCGCATGGTGCGCGCGCTTCTGCTGGATTTCGCGCGCCGCTCGGCGCCCGGGCTGGTGGATCATATCGCCAGCGACATCGGGTTTCCCTCCACGATGGTCGACCGCATTACCCCGGCGCAGGGCAAGGAGACGCTGGCCCTGGCGCACAAGATGACTGGACGATGCGACCTGGCGGCGGTCGAAACCGAGCGCTTCCGGCAATGGGTGATCGAGGACGATTTCCGCTCGGGCCGGCCCGACTGGGCCGCCGGCGGGGCGATCTTTGCGCGGGATGTCCGCCCCTACGAGCTGATGAAACTGCGGATGCTGAACGGCACCCATTCGCTCATCGCCTATGCAGGCTTTCTATCGGGCATGACCTACGTACGCGACGTCATGAGCGACCCGTCGATGGCGACCCTCGTCAGACGTCACCTCGCTGCCGCCGCGGCGACGCTGCCGCTGCTCGACGGGGTGGATTTCGACGCCTATGGCGATGACCTGATGCACCGGTTTTCCAATCCGCATCTCGCGCATGAAACCTACCAGATTGCCATGGACGGGACCGAGAAATTGCCGCAGCGCATACTGTCGCCGGCGATGGAGGCGCTGGATCGGGGCCAATCGCTCACGCCCTACGCTTTCGCGACGGCTGCGTGGATGCGTTATGCGCTCGGGAAACGGGACGACGGCATGAGCTACGCGCTGCGGGATCCGCAAGAAGGCACGATCGCCGCAAAGATGGACGGAGCAAGGGATGCGCGAGACATCGTTCAACGCTTCTCCGAAATTCCAGCTCTTTTTCCAGAAATTCTTCACAATCATGACGCATGGACCGACACGGTCGTAGACAAGCTTTCAGGGATGCTGACGGAGGGAATGGCCTGGGCGATCAATAACGAAGCCAATCGGCTTTGA
- the uxuA gene encoding mannonate dehydratase, whose protein sequence is MRQTWRWFGPNDLVSIDDVRQAGAGGIVTALHHVPTGAVWTQDEIAGRQGEIGRMSDGARSGLTWDVVESLPVSEDIKRQTGEWKAHIAAYKESLANLAAAGIKVICYNFMPVLDWTRTDLAYRLPTGATCMRFDLTDFTAFDLHILKRPGAEHDYDEALCDAAAERFAAMSDAEKEMIAGNVIFGLPGAAERFTLEDVRAHLAEYAAMSEDVLRSHLVDFLCEVVPVAERLGLRMCCHPDDPPFPLLGLPRIMSTEAQYTSLMDALDSPANGITLCSGSLGARPDNDLPGMMERLGDRVHFLHLRNVRRETSCVRGSFYEAEHLDGDTDMVALVEAVLREEKRRKAAGRDDWSIPFRPDHGQDILDDLGRRAQPGYPSIGRLKGLAELRGVVAALSSRIGG, encoded by the coding sequence ATGAGACAGACATGGCGATGGTTCGGTCCAAACGACCTCGTGTCGATCGACGATGTGCGTCAGGCCGGTGCCGGGGGCATTGTCACCGCGCTTCACCATGTCCCTACCGGAGCGGTCTGGACACAGGACGAAATCGCGGGTCGACAGGGCGAGATTGGTCGGATGAGCGACGGCGCACGCTCGGGGCTGACGTGGGACGTGGTCGAGAGCCTGCCCGTATCCGAGGACATCAAGCGCCAAACCGGCGAGTGGAAGGCGCATATCGCCGCGTATAAGGAGAGCCTCGCGAACCTCGCCGCCGCCGGAATCAAGGTGATCTGCTACAATTTCATGCCGGTGCTCGACTGGACGCGCACCGACCTTGCATATCGGCTGCCAACCGGCGCGACGTGCATGCGTTTTGATCTGACTGATTTCACGGCCTTCGACCTGCATATCCTGAAACGCCCTGGCGCCGAGCACGACTATGACGAGGCTTTGTGTGATGCTGCCGCCGAACGCTTTGCCGCCATGTCAGACGCAGAGAAGGAGATGATTGCCGGCAATGTGATTTTCGGTCTGCCAGGCGCCGCCGAGCGCTTCACGCTTGAGGACGTACGCGCGCATCTCGCAGAATACGCCGCCATGAGTGAGGACGTACTGCGGAGCCATCTCGTCGACTTTCTGTGCGAGGTAGTGCCCGTGGCCGAACGGCTAGGCCTGCGCATGTGCTGCCATCCCGACGACCCGCCTTTTCCTTTGCTGGGACTGCCGCGGATCATGTCCACCGAGGCCCAGTACACGAGCCTTATGGACGCTTTGGACAGCCCCGCGAACGGCATAACACTGTGCTCTGGCTCGCTGGGCGCGCGACCGGACAACGACCTTCCAGGCATGATGGAGCGGTTGGGCGACCGGGTTCATTTCCTCCATTTGCGCAACGTGAGGCGCGAGACATCTTGTGTTCGGGGCTCATTCTACGAGGCTGAGCATCTGGATGGCGACACGGATATGGTCGCGCTTGTCGAAGCGGTATTGCGCGAGGAGAAGCGGCGCAAGGCCGCGGGGCGCGACGATTGGTCAATCCCTTTCCGTCCTGATCATGGACAGGATATCCTGGACGATCTGGGGCGCCGCGCTCAACCGGGTTATCCGTCCATCGGGCGCCTCAAGGGGCTGGCGGAACTGCGCGGGGTCGTTGCGGCTCTTTCCTCGCGGATCGGCGGATGA
- a CDS encoding GntR family transcriptional regulator, which yields MLDPLAPIAPQLFRALRDRIIHNDLPPSSRISETEIAREFGISRQPVREAFIKLAGEDLLAILPQRGTVVRKIRYEAVLDARFLREAIESDIVRILASTPNETWLTKLREQIEEQRAAMDGRPEDFFALDDRFHRTLAAAAGKKGAWRLIEGLKSQMDRVRFLSLVHFPVPNLVRQHEAIVEHIAKADVAGAEKCVREHLREVLNDLPKIAASVPGFFEMPDGDAPRPVNVNIQGGDDQ from the coding sequence GTGCTTGATCCGCTGGCGCCAATCGCGCCGCAGCTGTTCCGGGCGCTGCGCGACAGGATCATCCACAATGACCTCCCGCCAAGCAGTCGCATTTCGGAGACAGAGATCGCGCGGGAATTCGGCATCAGCCGCCAGCCGGTGCGCGAGGCTTTCATCAAGCTCGCTGGCGAGGACCTGCTAGCGATCCTGCCCCAGCGCGGCACTGTGGTGCGAAAGATTCGCTACGAAGCGGTGCTCGACGCACGCTTTCTACGCGAGGCGATCGAGTCCGATATCGTGCGCATCCTGGCAAGCACACCCAACGAGACGTGGCTGACAAAGCTGCGCGAGCAGATCGAAGAACAGCGCGCTGCCATGGATGGCCGGCCAGAGGATTTCTTTGCGCTCGACGACCGCTTTCACCGGACGCTGGCGGCCGCTGCCGGCAAGAAAGGAGCGTGGCGGCTCATCGAAGGGCTCAAATCCCAGATGGACCGAGTGCGCTTCCTGTCGCTCGTGCATTTTCCCGTGCCAAACCTTGTCAGGCAGCACGAAGCCATCGTCGAGCACATCGCGAAGGCCGATGTCGCGGGTGCGGAGAAGTGCGTCCGAGAACATCTGCGCGAGGTTTTGAACGATCTACCGAAAATCGCGGCATCCGTCCCCGGTTTTTTCGAAATGCCGGACGGGGACGCTCCCCGTCCGGTCAATGTAAACATCCAAGGAGGAGACGACCAATGA
- a CDS encoding TRAP transporter substrate-binding protein, whose amino-acid sequence MNITRTLAGGALLATILSTSVFAQERTLQLGHLANEDNSWHLAAVKFGEELSALTDGRIAVEVFPNESLGKEIDLINGMQLGTVDMTITGESLQNWAPMAALLAVPYGYKSIEHMDEVASGEIGDQIKAQIIEKVQIRPIAYFARGARELTSNRPITSPDDLNGLKMRVPNVPLFIDVWSALGASPGPMAFSEVFTSLQNGTIDAQENPLALIRSASFYEVQSHVNLTDHVRSWIYLTIAESTWQDLSADDQKAVMEAAARAQAYERELFQESLASDRTFLEDNGMTFVEVDNAAFAAKAKDAVLANVSDEIKPIVEKLFAD is encoded by the coding sequence ATGAACATCACCCGCACACTGGCAGGCGGCGCGCTTCTGGCGACGATTTTGTCAACATCCGTGTTCGCGCAGGAGCGCACGCTTCAACTCGGGCACCTTGCGAACGAGGACAACTCATGGCACCTCGCCGCGGTCAAGTTCGGCGAAGAACTTTCCGCGCTGACCGATGGCCGCATCGCCGTCGAGGTCTTCCCGAACGAGTCGTTGGGCAAGGAGATCGACCTCATCAACGGGATGCAACTTGGCACCGTCGACATGACGATCACCGGCGAGAGCCTGCAAAACTGGGCGCCGATGGCGGCACTCCTGGCCGTTCCCTATGGCTACAAGTCAATCGAGCACATGGACGAAGTCGCTTCCGGTGAGATCGGCGACCAGATCAAGGCGCAAATCATCGAGAAGGTGCAGATCCGTCCGATCGCTTATTTCGCCCGCGGCGCGCGAGAACTCACGTCCAATCGGCCGATCACGTCTCCGGACGATCTCAACGGGCTGAAAATGCGTGTGCCGAACGTGCCGCTCTTCATCGACGTGTGGAGTGCGCTCGGCGCAAGTCCCGGCCCGATGGCCTTCTCCGAAGTCTTCACCTCGCTGCAGAACGGCACCATTGACGCACAGGAAAACCCGCTCGCATTGATCCGCTCAGCAAGCTTCTACGAAGTGCAGAGCCACGTGAACCTGACCGATCACGTCCGGTCGTGGATCTACCTGACCATCGCCGAAAGCACTTGGCAGGACCTGAGCGCCGACGACCAGAAGGCTGTGATGGAAGCAGCGGCCCGCGCGCAGGCCTATGAGCGCGAGCTTTTCCAGGAGAGCCTCGCTTCCGACCGGACGTTTCTGGAAGACAACGGCATGACCTTCGTCGAGGTCGACAACGCTGCCTTCGCCGCAAAGGCCAAAGACGCCGTGCTCGCCAATGTCAGCGACGAGATCAAGCCGATCGTCGAGAAGCTGTTCGCCGACTAA